The following coding sequences are from one Dreissena polymorpha isolate Duluth1 chromosome 8, UMN_Dpol_1.0, whole genome shotgun sequence window:
- the LOC127842037 gene encoding techylectin-5B-like, with protein sequence MDFKNKMLLHMLYLVLFQTVSSQSLRETSTSRIMKRLDKLEDDVLVLKEENDLCKNDISILSDELRNLRKDFDEEIKLRRGGTSNRLTASSGQDVSHYKEQPAIAQRGSCDCDGIVREYKNAMHAFKSEKSVNMMLHKKVDEIRKEHDLEIGNLREMFNNAVSILNSTDRTLRLDMDTIKNETKANMSAAQKLVHDSYSVCQKEINHTRAYFKNGLLQVNESLTDRSLSASQEISRILSDIVNLKTSDQILKTVTDNLTQRIYPHYSCDTAERSGEYTIYPSSHMNGVRVYCYKESTNRGWIVIQRRADGSVNFTRTWADYKSGFGNLSGEFWLGNEHIYQLTKDEPRELRIDMEMFNGTKRYALYSKFSISSESEKYKLRVAEYSGDTVDNLALHNVRSFSTFDADNDVSVFSCCACMYGGGWWYYNCHPVNLNGKYFQRSDKVAWAQGIHWRSLTSFDTSLKFVAMNIR encoded by the coding sequence AtggattttaaaaacaaaatgttattgcaCATGCTGTATTTAGTTTTATTCCAAACTGTGTCTTCACAATCGTTACGTGAAACATCGACATCAAGAATTATGAAAAGATTGGACAAACTTGAGGACGATGTGCTTGTGCTGAAAGAAGAAAATGATTTATGTAAAAATGACATTTCTATTCTTTCGGACGAATTACGTAATTTACGAAAGGATTTcgatgaagaaataaaattaagaaGAGGGGGTACTTCTAACAGGTTAACGGCATCCTCTGGACAGGATGTTAGCCATTACAAAGAACAACCTGCTATAGCGCAGCGCGGGTCATGTGATTGTGATGGTATTGTGAGagaatataaaaatgcaatgcatgcatttaaaagtgaaaaatctgtgaacatgatGCTTCACAAGAAAGTCGACGAAATAAGAAAGGAACATGATTTGGAAATCGGAAATCTCCGTGAAATGTTTAATAATGCTGTTTCTATATTAAACAGTACGGATAGGACATTACGTTTAGATATGGACACAATCAAAAATGAAACAAAGGCGAATATGAGCGCTGCACAGAAGCTGGTACACGATAGCTATTCCGTCTGTCAAAAAGAGATAAATCACACACGTGCTTACTTCAAGAACGGTTTATTGCAAGTAAATGAGTCTTTGACGGATCGTTCTTTGAGTGCATCGCAGGAAATATCTCGGATACTTTCAGATATTGTCAATCTTAAAACGTCGGATCAAATCTTAAAGACCGTAACTGATAATTTAACTCAACGCATTTATCCACATTATTCTTGTGACACTGCGGAACGGAGTGGCGAATACACAATTTACCCAAGTTCTCACATGAACGGCGTAAGAGTATATTGTTATAAGGAATCCACAAATAGGGGATGGATAGTTATACAGAGGAGAGCAGACGGATCTGTGAATTTCACCCGCACTTGGGCCGATTACAAATCTGGCTTCGGCAACTTGAGTGGGGAATTCTGGTTGGGAAATGAACATATCTATCAGCTAACAAAAGATGAACCAAGAGAACTTAGGATCGATATGGAGATGTTCAATGGAACAAAGCGATATGCGCTGTATTCTAAGTTCAGTATTTCGTCCGAGTCTGAGAAGTATAAGCTCCGTGTGGCAGAATACTCTGGTGACACAGTCGACAATTTAGCTTTGCACAATGTTCGTTCGTTTTCAACTTTCGATGCAGATAATGACGTTTCTGTGTTTTCCTGTTGTGCATGCATGTATGGAGGAGGTTGGTGGTATTACAATTGTCACCCTGTCAATCTTAATGGAAAATACTTCCAGAGAAGCGATAAAGTAGCTTGGGCTCAAGGAATTCACTGGCGCAGTCTCACTAGCTTTGATACTTCTTTGAAATTTGTCGCAATGAACATACGCTAA